One window of the Tachypleus tridentatus isolate NWPU-2018 chromosome 10, ASM421037v1, whole genome shotgun sequence genome contains the following:
- the LOC143228277 gene encoding uncharacterized protein LOC143228277 has protein sequence MFLTYYENEQRFCADPQLIHAKTISMDQDTAIMAGVKPGQKLCINCRKNLAQYPPEDEPDPSEMETAESDSETITPNETLREELNTSAIALVWIYLHTVTHLN, from the exons ATGTTCCTCACTTACTATGAAAATGAGCAAAGATTTTGTGCTGACCCTCAGCTCATCCATGCAAAAACAATATCAA TGGATCAGGACACTGCCATAATGGCAGGAGTGAAACCAGGACAAAAGCTGTGCATCAACTGTCGAAAGAATTTGGCACAATATCCACCAGAGGATGAACCAGATCCTTCCGAAATGGAAACAGCTGAATCTGACTCAGAGACAATTACACCCAATGAAACACTTCGTGAAGAGCTCAACACTAGTGCCATTGCtcttgtatggatatatttgcacacagtaacacacctgaactga